Genomic segment of Geminocystis herdmanii PCC 6308:
AATTGAAAATTTACAATCAGTAATTGATAAATCAAAAGCTGATGTAGAAAGACTAACAACCAATTTAGAAACTGATATTAATACTGCTAAAGATAAATTTGAGAAGGCATTTATAGAAGCAAAAAAACAATTTAATAAAGATATTTCTGGTGCAACTACTAAATACAAAACTGAAATGACAAAAGTAAAACAAAATTTAAGTGATAGTGTGCAAAAACTGAATTAAAGTTCAAAGTTCGATCGAATGTAGTGCAACTAATGTTCAAGAATTGATTGATGCCTTAGAAGCGAATTGCCCCGGAATTAAAGCTCGTTTATGTGACGAACAAGGTGCACCTCGTCGCTTCCTCAATTTCTATGTTAATAGTGAGGATATTCGCTTTTTAGATAATGTGGCAACTCCTTTAACCGATGGTGATGAAGTTAGTATTGTACCTGCGGTTGCTGGGGGCTAAATTTAACTAAATCATATTATATTTTATCATAGGGTGGGCATTGCCCACCCTACAACGTAAGTTCAGTTATGTTATCTTATTCCGCAGGTTCGATCGTGCTTGTTAAACCGTGACTTTTTAAAGTTTCACAGTAAAATTCTGCGTGTTCTAAAGCACAGGTAGTCACTAAGCCAATACCGTTAGTATGGGTTTCCATCATGACGCTAACGGCTTGAGGTTCATTCATGCCGACAGTTTCCATTAATACTTGCACTACATATTCCATACTATTAAAACTGTCGTTGTGTAACAATACTCTGTAACCTGAGTCATGTTTGCGTTTAGTTGCTGATTTTTCTGTAGGTTTATCAATTACTTGAGTTCCCATAAAATTTAATTACCTCCTTTATAAAAGTTTATAAAGATTATTTTAACGATTAACATAAGCAAAATTTATTGGGTTTTAGAAAAAAACCATTAACAATCAGGGAATAAAATCCCTAGATTACTAAAGAAGCGATCGTACTCTCTAAAATTTCACTAGCTCGATCGATTTCTTCAGCTGAGACAATAAGAGGTGGTACAAAACGCAATACTTTTGGACCTGCTGGAGCTAATAATAAACCATTTTCCATAGCTTTTTTGACAATATCCACAGAGGTTAAATCAAAATCCCTTTCGATTTCAATACCATCGATTAATCCCCAGCCTCTTACTTCTGAGAATATTTTAGGATATTTTGAGACGATCGATCTTAATTTCGTGCGTAATTGTTCTCCTCTAGCTTGAACATTTTGAAGGATATTATCTTTTTCCAGAGTCTGTAAAACCGCTAAACCCGCTGCACAAACGAAAGGATTACCGCCAAAAGTACTGGCATGATTACCCGGCTCAAAAACATCACAGGAAGCCTTACACATCATCGCACCAATGGGAATACCACCTGCTAAACCTTTGGCTGAGGTGAAAATATCCGGCTCAACTCCCAAATTTTCATGCCCCCACATTTTACCCGTTCTACCGACTCCTGTTTGTACTTCATCAAATACTAATAAAATACCCGTATCATCGCAAATTTTGCGTAACCGTAGGAAATAATCTAAATCACCGGGGATGACTCCTCCTTCTCCTTGTAGTGGTTCAATCATGATTGCGGCTACTCTTCGATCGCCCTCATCGATATTCGTAATCGCTTCTTCGATGGCGATAATATCATTATAGGGAACATACTCGAAACCCGGAACGAGAGGCTCAAAATGTTTTTGATATTTAGGTTGCCCTGTCGCCGTAACGGTTGCCAATGTGCGTCCATGAAAACTCGATTTAGCGGTAAGAATCACAGGTTGTTCTAAAAATTCTAGTACGGTATGGGCATATTTACGCACTAATTTTATAGCGGCTTCGTTGGCTTCTGCACCAGAATTACAGAAAAATACCTTATCAGCGCAGGAATGTTCGACAATCCATTTTGCTAACTGTCCTTGTTGTTCTGTATAGTAAAAGTTAGATATATGGTGTAACTGCTGAATTTGTTTGGTTACGGCTTCTACTAAGGCAGGATGTGCATGACCAAGAGTACAGGTTGCAATACCTGCGACAAAGTCGAGATATTCTTTTCCTTCGGTATCCCATAATTTACAACCCTTACCCTTTTCGATCGTAATGGGAAAACGCCCGTAAGTGTTCATTACATAGGTGTTGAATGTATCTCGATCGAAACCAGTATTTATAGTCGATTCTAATATTGCTGTGTTCACAAATTTACTCCTGATTTTCTATCTAAGGGAAAATAATTAATTCCTTTAAGATTGACAATTATCTTTTATTCTGTCATATTCAACCCCTTTCCATGATTAATATGAAGAAATGCAGACAATTAAGCCTCCACAAAAGATTTTTAATAAGTTCGTAGTAAGGGTTTTAACCCTTAACCACCTTAGTTCGATGCAAGAATGTTTGATAAGGGCAGGTTTCAGGTTGCAGGTTGCAGGTTTCAGGTGTAATTTTCAGAAGATTATATAATTCGATCAAAGAATTGAAGATAAAAAAATCAATTAGGATATATTTTTTGTGAATTCTTTAACCCTTTCCGATACCCTTTCCGCAACCTTTACAGCACCAAAAATTTTATGATTCACTCAGGTTTAACCCTTATTCCAGAAAATGTGGTTGATGTCTAATGGCTAAAGCCATCACTACAAACTTCTTTTGATAATCGATTATTCATCCCTAGTTAAACTCTCATGGATTGAGGGAAAAAAATGATAAGATAATTTTTGCTATAGCTAGTAATATTAAAGGAAATAAATGGCAGAAACATTGATGTTTAATGCTTTGCGTCAAGCCATAGACGAAGAAATGGCAAGGGATGACAAAGTTTTTGT
This window contains:
- a CDS encoding aspartate aminotransferase family protein, which produces MNTAILESTINTGFDRDTFNTYVMNTYGRFPITIEKGKGCKLWDTEGKEYLDFVAGIATCTLGHAHPALVEAVTKQIQQLHHISNFYYTEQQGQLAKWIVEHSCADKVFFCNSGAEANEAAIKLVRKYAHTVLEFLEQPVILTAKSSFHGRTLATVTATGQPKYQKHFEPLVPGFEYVPYNDIIAIEEAITNIDEGDRRVAAIMIEPLQGEGGVIPGDLDYFLRLRKICDDTGILLVFDEVQTGVGRTGKMWGHENLGVEPDIFTSAKGLAGGIPIGAMMCKASCDVFEPGNHASTFGGNPFVCAAGLAVLQTLEKDNILQNVQARGEQLRTKLRSIVSKYPKIFSEVRGWGLIDGIEIERDFDLTSVDIVKKAMENGLLLAPAGPKVLRFVPPLIVSAEEIDRASEILESTIASLVI
- a CDS encoding MoaD/ThiS family protein; the protein is MKVQSSIECSATNVQELIDALEANCPGIKARLCDEQGAPRRFLNFYVNSEDIRFLDNVATPLTDGDEVSIVPAVAGG
- the clpS gene encoding ATP-dependent Clp protease adapter ClpS, coding for MGTQVIDKPTEKSATKRKHDSGYRVLLHNDSFNSMEYVVQVLMETVGMNEPQAVSVMMETHTNGIGLVTTCALEHAEFYCETLKSHGLTSTIEPAE